From a single Paraburkholderia sp. FT54 genomic region:
- a CDS encoding SDR family NAD(P)-dependent oxidoreductase: protein MNGELSGVAVVTGAARNIGREIALQLAAAGNAVIVNARSSADEAAEVVRAIQAAGGRAAAHLADVSEPAGARSLMEAAIHHFGQIDILVNNAAVRREVPFAELDFARWREVMSVILDGSYLCAHAALPYLRQSRTGAIVNIGGMSAHAGSAGRAHVIAAKAGLVGLTRALAHDLAPDGITVNCVVPGLIATVRGGSAGNTEPAHHAERTTLLGRRGQPEEVASLVQFLCGPTARYLTGQAIHANGGAFLG, encoded by the coding sequence ATGAATGGAGAACTCAGCGGCGTCGCGGTCGTCACCGGGGCGGCGCGCAATATCGGCCGCGAAATCGCTTTGCAACTCGCGGCGGCGGGCAATGCGGTGATCGTCAATGCACGCAGTTCCGCCGACGAAGCCGCGGAGGTCGTGCGCGCGATCCAGGCCGCGGGCGGCCGCGCGGCCGCGCATCTGGCCGACGTCAGCGAACCGGCGGGCGCGCGAAGTCTGATGGAAGCGGCGATTCACCATTTCGGGCAGATCGACATTCTCGTCAACAACGCCGCCGTGCGCCGCGAAGTGCCGTTCGCGGAGCTGGATTTCGCGCGCTGGCGTGAAGTGATGTCGGTGATTCTCGACGGCTCGTATCTGTGCGCGCACGCGGCGTTGCCCTATCTGCGGCAATCGAGGACCGGCGCGATCGTCAATATTGGTGGCATGTCGGCGCATGCGGGTTCGGCGGGACGCGCGCACGTGATCGCCGCGAAAGCGGGCCTCGTCGGTCTGACGCGCGCACTGGCGCACGATCTGGCTCCGGACGGCATCACCGTCAATTGCGTGGTGCCAGGTTTGATCGCGACTGTGCGTGGCGGCTCGGCGGGCAATACCGAACCTGCGCATCACGCTGAACGCACCACCTTGCTCGGCCGGCGTGGCCAGCCCGAGGAAGTTGCGAGCCTCGTGCAGTTTCTATGCGGCCCGACAGCACGTTATCTGACGGGCCAGGCGATTCATGCGAACGGCGGCGCTTTTCTAGGCTGA
- a CDS encoding MFS transporter — protein sequence MKSKAGMFTGTTGRVFMLICAMYFIEYVDRVNLSIAAPLLKSEMHLSNTQLGIALSAFGYCYAIFQVINGYLGDKIGPRRMLAFSGILWTLGTLATGVTGGLATLVLSRALVGLGEAGTIPNATRAMANWVPLVKRGFAQGFTHSAARLAATVTPPLLVLMIPLLGWRGAFMALGCVSAIWVVVWALYFRDDPRTHPSITAAEVETLPPYAGPRHRTAVPWWPLIRRIMPVTLVFFCHAWTLWLYLSWLPSFFVGVYGIDLKSTALFTSGVFLAGVVGDTAGGLLTDAIYRRTGNLNTARRNVIIIGFAGSLLFLSCVLFVRDRTVIALCLAAALFCLESTEGPIWAVPMDIAPAFAGVASGFISTAAGLAAVVSPVAFGLITDMTGSYRLPFVMSIALLLVGIALSFWIRPDRPLQASATPTLSTESLGVHS from the coding sequence ATGAAATCGAAAGCAGGCATGTTCACCGGCACCACGGGCAGAGTGTTTATGCTGATCTGCGCGATGTATTTCATCGAATATGTCGACCGGGTGAATCTTTCAATCGCGGCGCCGCTGCTGAAGTCGGAGATGCATCTGTCGAACACGCAGCTCGGCATCGCGCTCTCGGCGTTCGGCTATTGCTATGCGATCTTTCAGGTCATCAACGGCTATCTGGGCGACAAGATCGGACCTCGCCGGATGCTGGCGTTCTCGGGCATCCTGTGGACGCTCGGCACGCTCGCGACCGGGGTGACCGGAGGTCTCGCCACGCTGGTCCTTTCTCGCGCGCTGGTCGGTCTCGGCGAAGCCGGCACGATTCCGAACGCCACGCGCGCGATGGCCAACTGGGTTCCGCTGGTCAAACGTGGCTTCGCACAGGGCTTCACGCACTCGGCCGCGCGCCTGGCGGCCACCGTCACGCCGCCGCTGCTCGTGCTGATGATTCCGCTGCTCGGCTGGCGAGGCGCGTTTATGGCACTCGGCTGCGTCAGCGCGATCTGGGTGGTCGTATGGGCGCTGTATTTCCGCGACGATCCGCGCACGCATCCGTCGATCACCGCCGCTGAAGTCGAGACGTTGCCGCCGTATGCCGGCCCGCGCCATCGCACGGCGGTGCCGTGGTGGCCGCTGATACGGCGCATCATGCCGGTCACGCTGGTGTTCTTCTGTCACGCATGGACGCTATGGCTGTATTTGAGCTGGCTGCCGAGCTTTTTCGTCGGCGTGTACGGCATTGATTTGAAGAGTACGGCGCTGTTTACGTCGGGCGTGTTTCTCGCGGGAGTGGTCGGCGATACGGCGGGCGGCCTGCTGACCGACGCGATCTATCGACGCACCGGCAATCTGAACACGGCGCGCCGCAACGTGATCATCATCGGATTCGCAGGCTCGCTGCTGTTTCTCTCGTGCGTACTGTTCGTGCGGGACCGGACGGTGATCGCGCTGTGTCTGGCCGCGGCCCTGTTCTGCCTCGAATCGACTGAAGGCCCGATCTGGGCCGTGCCGATGGATATCGCGCCAGCCTTTGCGGGCGTCGCAAGCGGCTTCATCAGCACGGCGGCCGGTCTCGCGGCGGTCGTGTCGCCGGTCGCGTTCGGCCTGATCACCGACATGACGGGCAGCTATCGCCTGCCGTTCGTTATGTCGATCGCGCTGCTGCTGGTCGGCATTGCGCTGTCGTTCTGGATTCGTCCCGACCGGCCGCTGCAAGCCAGCGCGACACCCACGCTATCAACGGAATCATTGGGAGTGCATTCATGA
- a CDS encoding MFS transporter: MSSSVGVAVAAARPYRVFIATWAGWMLDGFDNAIYIYVIVPALTELLPKSGFVADHAHIARLGGLMFSLFMLGWACSMFWGWCADRFGRVPTMCATILIYSIFTGACGLAPGIVSFAIFRFLTGFGIGGEWAAGAPLLQESVPEPLRERLSGWLHTGTPIGFLLASAAALVILPLGGWRVLFLIGSAPALLTIWLRLGVPESRRWQEQKRAQGPRARVSDLFAHGMARTTWSAALMMTCLIFGLWSSTFWIPTLVITWQRAGGASVADAQYLGSLSGLILSVGTLAGCVAMPWIVRWIPRRKSVASVFFAGALICNVTSYFGIVVLLKSLPLFLITLPLLGFFTSGVFSLFTIWLPEMFPTMQRALGSGFAFSFGRVLGAAGPSIVGALAAMFGSYPLAISAVSMIYLVGLVCVKWAPETAHRALQR, translated from the coding sequence ATGTCGAGTTCAGTCGGTGTGGCAGTCGCAGCAGCACGTCCGTATCGCGTCTTTATCGCCACATGGGCGGGCTGGATGCTGGATGGCTTCGACAACGCCATCTACATCTACGTGATCGTGCCCGCCTTGACCGAGTTGCTGCCGAAAAGCGGTTTCGTGGCCGATCATGCGCACATCGCGCGGCTCGGCGGTTTGATGTTCAGCCTCTTCATGCTCGGCTGGGCCTGCTCGATGTTCTGGGGTTGGTGCGCGGACCGTTTTGGGCGCGTGCCGACCATGTGCGCGACCATCCTGATCTATTCGATCTTCACCGGCGCCTGCGGACTCGCGCCCGGCATTGTGTCGTTCGCGATCTTTCGTTTTCTGACGGGCTTCGGCATAGGCGGCGAGTGGGCTGCCGGCGCGCCGTTGTTGCAGGAGTCGGTGCCCGAGCCTTTGCGTGAGCGTCTGTCGGGATGGCTGCACACCGGCACGCCGATCGGCTTTCTATTGGCGTCCGCTGCCGCGCTGGTGATTTTGCCGCTGGGCGGCTGGCGCGTCCTGTTTCTGATCGGCAGCGCGCCCGCGTTGCTGACGATCTGGCTGCGGCTCGGCGTGCCGGAGTCGCGCCGTTGGCAAGAACAGAAGCGCGCACAGGGTCCGCGTGCGCGCGTCAGCGATCTGTTCGCGCATGGCATGGCGCGCACCACATGGTCGGCCGCACTAATGATGACGTGCCTGATCTTCGGGCTGTGGTCGTCGACGTTCTGGATTCCGACGCTTGTGATCACCTGGCAACGCGCGGGCGGCGCATCCGTTGCCGATGCGCAGTATCTCGGCTCGCTGAGCGGATTGATCCTGAGCGTGGGCACGCTCGCGGGATGCGTCGCGATGCCGTGGATCGTGCGCTGGATTCCGCGCCGCAAATCGGTCGCCAGCGTGTTCTTCGCGGGCGCGCTGATCTGCAATGTCACGTCGTACTTCGGCATTGTGGTGCTGCTGAAAAGCCTGCCGCTATTCCTGATCACACTGCCGTTGCTCGGGTTCTTCACGAGCGGCGTGTTCTCGCTGTTCACGATCTGGCTGCCCGAAATGTTCCCGACGATGCAGCGCGCGCTCGGTTCCGGATTCGCCTTCAGCTTCGGCCGCGTGCTCGGCGCGGCGGGGCCGTCGATTGTCGGCGCGCTCGCGGCGATGTTCGGTTCCTATCCGCTCGCCATCAGTGCCGTCTCGATGATCTATCTGGTGGGTCTCGTCTGCGTGAAGTGGGCGCCGGAAACCGCGCACCGGGCACTGCAGAGATGA